The following is a genomic window from Shewanella avicenniae.
GCTGATCGTTTGATTTTATCGGTTGCTTCAGATGAAATCTGCACCCGAAACGCGTTAAAGCCGAATTAATGCTTAAACCAGCTGCATTTGTTGTAACAAACTACGCGTTTCGACCAGCGGTAACCCCACCACGGCGGAATAGCTGCCATCGATGCGACTAACAAAGCTGCCGCCTAAGCCTTGAATACCATAGGCACCGGCTTTATCCATTGGTTCACCAGTGGCGATATAAGCATGAATTTGGGCGTCGGTCATTTCGGTAAAGGTAACGTCGGTGGTGACTAGGGTCTGCAGCATTTGAGTCGCAGAAACTAACGCCACCGCGGTCATGACCCTATGAGTCGCACCACTGAGCGAGCGCAACATGGTGAAGGCATCCTGCGCAGTTTGCGGTTTGCCCAACACTCGCTCGCCGACTACCACGATAGTATCTGAACCAAGTACCGCAGCACTGTTGTCGGCCACTAACGCCAACCCAGCTTGCGCTTTCTGCAACGCTAAGCGGGTGACAAAATCCGCTGCCAATTCACCCTCGCGCGCTGACTCATCAATATCGGTGGCTAACACGTCAAAGGAGAAACCCGCCACGCCCAATCCAAGTTGCGCCAATAATTCACGTCGACGCGGAGAGGCTGATGCCAGTACCAATTTCATTGTTAACGCACCTTATATCGACGTCTGATACGTCGCAGTAACCAATAAATCCAACGCCACAAAATCATGCCGGAAACGACAGGCCATAAGAGTTGATTGGAAAACTCTGAATGGTCGAGCAAAAATTGCAGCCAAAAAACGATCAAATGATAAATACACAGCACAATGCCGATCAACACTGTTTGCTGCAAAAACGAATAGGTTCGCAATCGTTGGAAATTAAGCACAATCAGATAGATAACCAACGAATAAGCCAATGAACGGATCCCGAGATGCGCGCCAAGTAACACATCCAACAAAGTGCCCATCACAAAGGCGGTAAGAATGTTGTAGCGATGCGGCAGCGCCATCGACCAGTAGATGAGGATCAACAGCAGCCAATCCGGACGAAATGGCACTATGGTATCTGGCACTGGCATCAACTCAAACAACAAGCCAACTAACAGCGAAAACCAAACGATAAGGCGTCCGCTGGCACGATCTAAGGTCATGACTTAGGCACCTCCGTTGCTTGTGGGTCTTCGGTTGGGCTCGCAACCGGCTTCGCGCCAGCATCGGTTGCAGTTTCCGGCCAAATCAGCAGCAGATAGCGAATGCGATCGAGCGCGGCCATCGGCTGTGCGGTCACTTTGAGATAGTTTTGCCCATCGTCACGATTGATATTAATCACCCGCGCCACCGGATAGCCTTCAGGAAAACGGTTACCGAGGCCCGAAGTCACCAGCAAATCACCGACTTTGATGTCGGTACTCTTCGCCACATATTTCAAATCGAGTTGGTCGAGTTCACCGTTACCGTTGGCGATGATACGCACATCGTTACGAGTGATCCGCACCGGAATGCCCTGCTTCGGATCAGATATCAGCAGTACTCGCGCGGTTAAAGCATTTACTTCTACCACTTGACCGACCACGCCTTGCGCATCGACCACAGGTTGCCCAACCACCACACCGTTATTGCTGCCGTGATTGATCACCACATATTGATGGAAAGGATCACTGGCCACTTCAATCACTTCAGCCACCATTTTGCGGGCATCCATGTGCAGCGGTGACCCCAATAGCGCCCGCAAACGCTCGTTCTCTTGACGCAGATGCTCAAAGCGTTGCAAACGTTCACTCATCAGTAGTTGCTGACGTAAGAGCTCTTGGTTTTGCTTCTTCAACATGCTGAGCGAGGCAAGGTTCTCAGCACTCCAATCAAAAAACTCACCGGGTGCAGTGGCGATATACTGTACCGGGCTTAACAACGATGCCAGTGACTCCCGTACTGGCTCTAATTTTTTATTGGCAAATAACAATGCCACCGACAGAAGTACTGCCAGTGTCAAACGAAACTGAACGGAAACACCACGGGCAAAAATTGGCTGCATAAAATAAATAAGGCGGCATTACACCGCCATATTGGATAGTCCTTAGAATTAATTCTCTTCAGAGAATAGATCGCCACCGTGCATGTCGATCATTTCCAACGCCTTACCGCCGCCACGGGCTACGCAAGTCAATGGATCTTCCGCCAGCATCACAGGGATGCCAGTCTCTTGCATCAGCAGACGGTCTAAATCGCGCAGCAAGGCGCCGCCGCCGGTGAGCACCATACCGCGCTCAGAGATATCAGAAGCCAATTCTGGTGGCGATTGCTCCAGCGCCGCCATCACTGCACTGACGATACCTGACAGCGGCTCTTGCAGCGCTTCCAGAATTTCATTGCTGTTCAGGGTGAAGCTTCTTGGTACACCTTCGGCCAAGTTACGGCCACGGACTTCGATTTCCAGCACTTCATCGCCTGGATACGCAGTACCAATAGTGTGCTTGATGCGTTCAGCGGTGGCTTCACCAATCAAGCTGCCGTAGTTACGGCGCACATAGTTGATGATCGCTTCATCAAATTTGTCACCACCGATACGCACTGATGATGAGTAAACCACACCGTTCAACGAGATGATGGCCACTTCAGTCGTACCACCACCGATATCCACCACCATAGAACCGGTCGCTTCAGATACAGGCAAGCCAGCACCGATGGCTGCCGCCATTGGCTCTTCAATCAAATACACTTCACGCGCACCAGCACCCATCGCAGATTCTTTAATCGCACGACGCTCAACTTGGGTTGCGCCTACAGGAACACAGACTAAAACACGCGGGCTAGGACGTAAAAAGCTGTTGTTATGTACTTGTTTAATAAAGTACTGCAGCATTTTTTCAGTGACGTGGAAATCTGCAATCACGCCGTCTTTCATTGGGCGAATCGCTTGAATATTGCCAGGTGTGCGCCCCAGCATCTGTTTTGCTTCCATACCGACTGCGGCGATTGATCGCTGCGCGCCGTTATTTCGGTCCACACGAATGGCAACAACCGAAGGTTCATTGAGCACAATGCCTTCGTTTCTTACATAAATTAAGGTGTTGGCGGTACCTAAGTCGATCGAAAGATCATTGGAAAAAATGCCACGCAGCTTTTTCAACATTTAACTAGCCTGTATTCTGTGGAGTCGGAGAAGAAGATTTGAAAATTAGCTAACTTTATCAATGCCACCCCAGTTCCACAAGCCTGCAAAGCCTAACAAATCCTGACGAATGGCATTTTTTTGAGACGAATAATTGCGTTCTGACGGAAGTCAGACTATTGGCGGCAAAATTAACCGGAATATGTTGCTTTTTTAATCTTAGCGAAATGACGTCAGTGCAGCTCGCGACGGTTGATCACTCGATCATTGCCACGATAGCGACCGAAGTAAGCACTGGCTCTGGGCTCCTGCAGTGCTTCAGTGGCACCATCAAAACCCCAATACCACAATAACCAAGGTGACACGCTTACAGGTGCGGTCACTTTACCGCGGTATTCTCCAGACGACAACCAACGCAAACCAAAACGCCCTGCTGAGACCGCTGCGGGATCACCAAAACGCGAAATCGTTTGGCCGCTACTCAGTTCAGGCTCAAACAGATAGCCAAGCGAGGCATTCGAGGTTTGACTCAGCATGGTTGGCGTAATCACCGAGCAGCTGTCAGCCACATTGGTTTGCCACTGACTACCATTCCAAAACTCAGTTTCACCGCTCATCAATACTGGCTGATTTTCGGGGCCGTAGGAGTTATTTAGCACCGCTCGTCCAAGGCGCATATCCAGTGTCGCTAAGCGTTTGGCGGTGCAACTACTATCAGCCGCACAGTCTGTCGCAGCAGTCACCAGCATATCGGCAAACGACATCGGCACTCGATCGGGATCATTCACCGCCACCCCAACATCCAAGGCAAAATAAGGCCCATCCGCGTTAGGCGCCGCATCACGTGCAAAGGTAAATAACACATTTGAGAACGCCATCTGGCCGTTAACCCAGCTACCACTAATACTGCTTAAGCGCGACGATAGGTCGACGCCATCATTGCCATTTTCAGCCAGCAACTGTGGCACACCAAAGGCAAACGCTCCGCTATAGTTTTGAGTAATGTGGCCGCGGTGATCCAGCGCTTTTAAGGTCAAGCTGGTGGCGATTGGTTGTGTCATATAGCTAAAACTGCCACAACTCGGCGCCATACTTACACTCTCAGCCACAAACTGCTTAGGGTAAATACGCCCAATAGCATCAGAATAATACGCTGGTAAATTAAAGGCATTGCTTCCAAGGTAAAGTTGCTGACTGTTAGTGCTGGCTGCAATTTCAAATACACCCACTTCTGAAATCGCTTGCTGGGTAATGGATGTACCCTCTAAAGAAGCAACTTGGTTGTACGTCTTGACACTTAGCTCCCCTAACGCCCCAGAACTCGGAGCGATAAGCCGATGCGACAGCGAGATATTGTTCATAGCGAAAGACGGCGTATCAGGATTATCGCAAATATTTTGATCATTATCACTCTGCCAGCTTTTCGCTCGTACATTAAGACCAAATGCATCTCCGGTTGCTCGGTATCCTTTGCAAGTTGCGTCTCTAGAGGGGCAGACTGTCTCACTTTCAGAGGAAGAAACGCATAATCCAACGGGAAAACTCACAAAACTGTCGCGCCCTTCAAGTACCAAACCTGCTTCATCTCCTGAGCCAGTGTATCTGGCCAGTAATTCAAGCTTACCTGCATCGTCAAAATTTACCGTCATATTGGCAATGCCGGATGCATTAAAGGAAAGTGATGTTTCAGTTGGATTGGCGGCGTTTCTAAAAACTGGCGCGTTATTCACCATTACCTGTGTATTTGAAATAATGGGATCTTCTAATGCCGATGACCAAAAATTAATGTCTTTATTTGTAGACTTAAATAAGGTTGTACATTGCTGAGTTACATCATCTTTTTTAACCGCCTTGATCTGTACATCAACAGGCTTTCCTGCAAGCTTGTCCGGCACATCAAACACGAAGCCACTGTCTGCAAAACTAATACTACATGCGGCATGACTTAGCCCGGCTCCGCTGCGTTTACATAATGTTTCACTGAAGGCTTTTGTTAATGGCTCAGAACCGTCTACACCTACAGTAACAATGCCTGCTGTAGTATGTTTCAAGCTAACCGTAGTGACGCCACCAGTAAAGGTCACCGTGCTGCCACCCACCCAATGACTATCCGCTGCAGTTGAAGGAGATAATCTTGCCGTCACTCGCTCAGTGTACAACTCGCTACAGCTTGGGTTGTTACATGCTTTTATCGTTACGGCTAAAGGTTCACAGGTCAACGGAGACCCAGCATACTCAAATTCAAAATGATCAATCGTTGAGGAAATAGCTGTCGAGTCCGCAGCACAAATTTTAAAATTATCGAGTTCATGAATATTGTTTGAACCACCTGTTGACCCCGTTAATGACAACATAAAACTAGCCGGTAACGGTGCTTGACCAGATTGTGAGATTACATCAAAGCTTGGGATCAGCGTTTGGTAACCGCTGCCAGAATCCCGTTCCAATTGAACCAAGGCTTTGCCTGATGTGCGTGAATCATAGGTCATTCGATATTTAAAATTAGCATTGTTGTTGTCATCAACTTTCGGAGCTAAGCAATGACCGTAACTGTTCCAATATTGTCCGTCGTTACATGCACCATGCAAATATCGGTAGCCGCTAACGCCACGTCCAGAACCACGGATCGCAACAGTTTGTGGTCTATACCCAATATTGTACGAACCACCTTCATTGGAAAAGTTACCATATTCATCTATGCCTACACCGAGCCAACCACCCGCAAACCCTCCGATTCCCGGTTTAAAACCATACCCCAGCGGACCGCCAAATGCTCCTGGTTGAGGCGTAACAGCAGCGTCAGACAAAACAAACGCAATACCATCAGCACCATTACCGCCATAGGCGTAATGATTAAATTCAATAGTGATAAGATTATTATTGGTTGGGAATAAACGCTGGAAAGTTGCCGACGTCGCTTGGTTACCTGCATTTTCAGTTAACCTCAAACGCCCATTAATCGAGGAGGGAGTAAAGCTACCATTACTTCGCGCAACCACCCAACGTGCGCTCTGCAAAGCAGAAGTAAAATCATCATTAAAACAGGTAAGTGATGGTGGTCGAGTGACATAATTAATCGACGATGTCCCCGTCATAACCAAACTCCCAGCAGTGACACGTCCAGAAATCGACGATGTATCGTCCAACTGCAATTGATGATGCGTGTAGACGTCACCGTCAACTTTACTTGATCCATGCATTGCAAACGTATTGTAGGCAACGACCAGCAATGCACTATTGCTGTCCTTAAATAGAATGTCACCGGAACTAAGCGCGCCATCCTTAACAAACAAACGAACATTACCTTCAATCAAAATATGTCCATTGCTGTTCAGTGCAAGACTTTCAATCCAATAATCGCCGTTCGACAAAGTCACGGTCGCTCCACCACCAACAGCAACAGCCTTTAAGCGATACTCTTGATGTTGTGATGCAAAAGACAGTGAACAACGGCTATATAAACTAACATTAGCAAATTGCGTTTGGCTGCTATTACCCAAAGTTATGCTATCGTTATCTTGACAATATGTGATCGAATAGTCGCCTGAAGATACGCGATAGCTGTTACTACCTGACAAGGATAGCGCGGTGGATGTTTGGTTGGTAATCGCACAATAATCCCTTCCACCAGTGACACTATCACACGCTTGCGTTGGCATACCACTTCCTAGACTCGATGTACAAAAGTCCAACGGACGCCCATTATCGCCGTACATTCTACTTTCGCCGTACATGGCTAATTGTGTGTCTTTTCTTCCACACATACTGCTGTAATCTGTTGATGTGCCTTGAGCCACATCCGGGAAAACTTTATTAAGATCGACAGTGTCAAAAGCAAAGGTCAATTGACAAAATCCGGCAATCGCGAAGAACAAGAAAAAACGTGTTGCCAGTATGTTAGTGGTCAATTTTAATAATGAACTCGTATTACTCACGTGCTTCAACCTCCACACTGCGACTAACTCTCAGACATTGGCGCTCATCAACAGTACCGCTATCACAATTCCCTGTTTGGCAAACTGCATGACTGGTGATCCGATACAAGTGTGCGGTGCCCACAGTAAATGCGGTACAACTCAGCGTAATTGAATCGCAACCATGAAACCCCGTCACATTGGGTGGTGTCCAAGTTGAGGCAACATTACTGCAACTCACGGTGCCACCATTGAGCGGAAACAGCTGCGCTAACGCCGCATCGGCACCGCTGTTAGCGGCATTGAACGCTCGCAAGCTCCACACCTCAAGGTTAACCCCTTCATCTGCATCAGTGCCGATACGTATCAAGCTCGCGGCAAGCACAGCAATCACCACGATAATAAACAGCGCAATCATCAATGCACTGCCTTTCTGGGTGTTAATTAATCGCAGTTGAAAATGTTTGTTACGGGACATTGAACACCTGCACTTGATGCTGATAAGTGAACGATGAACCCGCCACCTCAAAGGTTGGTGATAACTGCACGATCGCATTATTGGTCAAACTGGCAGGCGCAATTGAGATAGGTAACTGTTGGCTGAAATCATTCACCAAGTTTTCCGCCATTAGTACACCAACAAGGTTTGGGCGCAATTGCTGATTTTCAGTATAGCCGTAGTCTTGATAACGGTAGATCTGCCCAGTAGCAAAAAAACAATAACTGACGGGCGCTGATGCCACATAAAAACGTTGCGCCGGAGAATGCTCGCTAAAACGGACACTGGCCGAAAACGTCACCGTGGTGCTATCGCCCGTAACAGCAACACTACTTATTTTCTGCCGTTTACTAATGCTTGGATGATAAATGTCGTTACTTGCGAGCGGATAGATAAACAGTTGCCAGTCAGGTTGCAATGCCGAAGAGGGAGTAAACAATGTGCCCGTTTTCGCTGGCTTTTCAAACGGCATGTCAAGATAGCTGCCGCTGGCCTCAATTGGTACAAATTCAATGCACTGTTGGCTGGCAGGGGTTGCAGGATCAACATATTGCGGCGTTAACCGTAAGCTGCCCGGCACCGCATTGCGTAATTCGCGGGTCATACGTTCAACCGCGTAACGGCTGCTGCCAATAACCTGATCAACT
Proteins encoded in this region:
- a CDS encoding rod shape-determining protein yields the protein MLKKLRGIFSNDLSIDLGTANTLIYVRNEGIVLNEPSVVAIRVDRNNGAQRSIAAVGMEAKQMLGRTPGNIQAIRPMKDGVIADFHVTEKMLQYFIKQVHNNSFLRPSPRVLVCVPVGATQVERRAIKESAMGAGAREVYLIEEPMAAAIGAGLPVSEATGSMVVDIGGGTTEVAIISLNGVVYSSSVRIGGDKFDEAIINYVRRNYGSLIGEATAERIKHTIGTAYPGDEVLEIEVRGRNLAEGVPRSFTLNSNEILEALQEPLSGIVSAVMAALEQSPPELASDISERGMVLTGGGALLRDLDRLLMQETGIPVMLAEDPLTCVARGGGKALEMIDMHGGDLFSEEN
- a CDS encoding PilW family protein, producing the protein MRQARGFTLVELVTVMILLGILAIGVSSFLIFGTRIFVDSSAVDQVIGSSRYAVERMTRELRNAVPGSLRLTPQYVDPATPASQQCIEFVPIEASGSYLDMPFEKPAKTGTLFTPSSALQPDWQLFIYPLASNDIYHPSISKRQKISSVAVTGDSTTVTFSASVRFSEHSPAQRFYVASAPVSYCFFATGQIYRYQDYGYTENQQLRPNLVGVLMAENLVNDFSQQLPISIAPASLTNNAIVQLSPTFEVAGSSFTYQHQVQVFNVP
- a CDS encoding DUF6701 domain-containing protein — its product is MPTQACDSVTGGRDYCAITNQTSTALSLSGSNSYRVSSGDYSITYCQDNDSITLGNSSQTQFANVSLYSRCSLSFASQHQEYRLKAVAVGGGATVTLSNGDYWIESLALNSNGHILIEGNVRLFVKDGALSSGDILFKDSNSALLVVAYNTFAMHGSSKVDGDVYTHHQLQLDDTSSISGRVTAGSLVMTGTSSINYVTRPPSLTCFNDDFTSALQSARWVVARSNGSFTPSSINGRLRLTENAGNQATSATFQRLFPTNNNLITIEFNHYAYGGNGADGIAFVLSDAAVTPQPGAFGGPLGYGFKPGIGGFAGGWLGVGIDEYGNFSNEGGSYNIGYRPQTVAIRGSGRGVSGYRYLHGACNDGQYWNSYGHCLAPKVDDNNNANFKYRMTYDSRTSGKALVQLERDSGSGYQTLIPSFDVISQSGQAPLPASFMLSLTGSTGGSNNIHELDNFKICAADSTAISSTIDHFEFEYAGSPLTCEPLAVTIKACNNPSCSELYTERVTARLSPSTAADSHWVGGSTVTFTGGVTTVSLKHTTAGIVTVGVDGSEPLTKAFSETLCKRSGAGLSHAACSISFADSGFVFDVPDKLAGKPVDVQIKAVKKDDVTQQCTTLFKSTNKDINFWSSALEDPIISNTQVMVNNAPVFRNAANPTETSLSFNASGIANMTVNFDDAGKLELLARYTGSGDEAGLVLEGRDSFVSFPVGLCVSSSESETVCPSRDATCKGYRATGDAFGLNVRAKSWQSDNDQNICDNPDTPSFAMNNISLSHRLIAPSSGALGELSVKTYNQVASLEGTSITQQAISEVGVFEIAASTNSQQLYLGSNAFNLPAYYSDAIGRIYPKQFVAESVSMAPSCGSFSYMTQPIATSLTLKALDHRGHITQNYSGAFAFGVPQLLAENGNDGVDLSSRLSSISGSWVNGQMAFSNVLFTFARDAAPNADGPYFALDVGVAVNDPDRVPMSFADMLVTAATDCAADSSCTAKRLATLDMRLGRAVLNNSYGPENQPVLMSGETEFWNGSQWQTNVADSCSVITPTMLSQTSNASLGYLFEPELSSGQTISRFGDPAAVSAGRFGLRWLSSGEYRGKVTAPVSVSPWLLWYWGFDGATEALQEPRASAYFGRYRGNDRVINRRELH
- a CDS encoding Maf family protein, whose amino-acid sequence is MKLVLASASPRRRELLAQLGLGVAGFSFDVLATDIDESAREGELAADFVTRLALQKAQAGLALVADNSAAVLGSDTIVVVGERVLGKPQTAQDAFTMLRSLSGATHRVMTAVALVSATQMLQTLVTTDVTFTEMTDAQIHAYIATGEPMDKAGAYGIQGLGGSFVSRIDGSYSAVVGLPLVETRSLLQQMQLV
- the mreD gene encoding rod shape-determining protein MreD translates to MTLDRASGRLIVWFSLLVGLLFELMPVPDTIVPFRPDWLLLILIYWSMALPHRYNILTAFVMGTLLDVLLGAHLGIRSLAYSLVIYLIVLNFQRLRTYSFLQQTVLIGIVLCIYHLIVFWLQFLLDHSEFSNQLLWPVVSGMILWRWIYWLLRRIRRRYKVR
- a CDS encoding MSHA biogenesis protein MshP encodes the protein MSRNKHFQLRLINTQKGSALMIALFIIVVIAVLAASLIRIGTDADEGVNLEVWSLRAFNAANSGADAALAQLFPLNGGTVSCSNVASTWTPPNVTGFHGCDSITLSCTAFTVGTAHLYRITSHAVCQTGNCDSGTVDERQCLRVSRSVEVEARE
- the mreC gene encoding rod shape-determining protein MreC — its product is MQPIFARGVSVQFRLTLAVLLSVALLFANKKLEPVRESLASLLSPVQYIATAPGEFFDWSAENLASLSMLKKQNQELLRQQLLMSERLQRFEHLRQENERLRALLGSPLHMDARKMVAEVIEVASDPFHQYVVINHGSNNGVVVGQPVVDAQGVVGQVVEVNALTARVLLISDPKQGIPVRITRNDVRIIANGNGELDQLDLKYVAKSTDIKVGDLLVTSGLGNRFPEGYPVARVININRDDGQNYLKVTAQPMAALDRIRYLLLIWPETATDAGAKPVASPTEDPQATEVPKS